The Solibacillus sp. FSL W7-1436 genome window below encodes:
- a CDS encoding alpha-amylase family glycosyl hydrolase: protein MGFNKWFRTLAAGVLLSTSLSVAAVANAEERTIADESIYDVLVDRFFNGTGKNDDKTVNSQDPTMFAGGDFDGLLKKIDYVANMGYTMLSIGSVFETEKYDGSMPTSYTMFDHRFGTADEFKKMVEAYQKREIKMMVDFPISNVSPNHELADKQGFVASETDGKLQWDLTNKEVQNELINSAVQFVNTYKLDGVRLTNIEEADTAFLNRFIEQLKAAGAYVIANAESDADFDAKFYNDTAANFTNAFKNVDLNTTVLEPHIEEMLSGTPVLSMTDTIWSDRFTLAATEEGMYPPTRSKISIASTLLLPGVPIVQYGSEIAMNGEAGVEAHQYYNFKTDSELADYVGKLQSLRNDSDTLRNGEFKWLENDDGYVVFERKSDEETWIVVINNSSKTKRVHIPVAELGEGKEVRGMFNSEIIRENKDGNYAIILDREMVEVYQVIEARGINTSYIVALGLVVVLYTAFMIAIMKRGKKRRAENEAN, encoded by the coding sequence CTGCGGGTGTGCTGCTTTCGACTTCATTGTCAGTTGCTGCTGTTGCAAATGCGGAAGAGCGTACGATTGCAGATGAAAGTATATATGATGTTTTAGTGGACCGTTTCTTTAATGGTACCGGTAAAAATGATGATAAAACAGTAAATTCGCAAGACCCGACGATGTTTGCCGGCGGGGATTTCGATGGTTTGCTGAAGAAAATCGATTATGTAGCAAATATGGGCTATACGATGCTGTCGATTGGCTCTGTATTTGAGACTGAAAAATATGATGGGTCGATGCCAACAAGCTATACAATGTTTGACCACCGTTTTGGTACAGCTGACGAATTTAAAAAAATGGTCGAGGCTTATCAGAAACGCGAAATCAAAATGATGGTCGATTTCCCGATTTCCAATGTAAGTCCAAACCATGAACTTGCAGACAAACAAGGATTTGTGGCATCTGAAACTGATGGGAAATTACAGTGGGACTTAACGAATAAAGAAGTGCAGAATGAACTGATCAACAGTGCTGTACAATTTGTAAATACATATAAACTAGACGGGGTTCGTTTGACGAATATTGAAGAAGCGGATACTGCTTTTTTAAATCGCTTTATTGAGCAGCTTAAAGCAGCAGGAGCCTATGTGATTGCGAATGCAGAAAGCGATGCTGATTTTGACGCGAAATTCTACAATGATACTGCTGCCAACTTCACAAATGCATTCAAAAATGTTGATTTAAATACGACAGTACTGGAGCCTCATATCGAGGAAATGCTTTCAGGAACTCCGGTATTATCGATGACCGATACAATCTGGTCGGACCGCTTTACATTGGCGGCGACAGAGGAAGGTATGTATCCGCCGACACGCAGTAAAATTTCCATTGCGAGCACGCTCCTGCTTCCGGGTGTGCCGATTGTACAATATGGATCCGAAATTGCGATGAATGGGGAAGCGGGTGTTGAAGCGCACCAGTACTACAATTTTAAAACGGACTCGGAACTGGCCGATTATGTCGGGAAGCTCCAGTCATTACGAAATGATTCCGATACATTGCGTAACGGAGAATTTAAATGGCTTGAAAATGATGATGGCTATGTTGTATTCGAGCGCAAGTCCGATGAGGAAACATGGATTGTTGTCATTAATAATAGTAGTAAAACAAAACGTGTGCATATTCCGGTCGCTGAACTAGGTGAGGGAAAAGAAGTTCGCGGAATGTTCAACAGTGAAATCATCCGTGAAAATAAGGACGGTAACTATGCGATTATTTTAGACCGTGAAATGGTGGAAGTGTACCAAGTAATTGAAGCCCGAGGCATTAACACTTCTTATATTGTGGCACTTGGATTGGTTGTTGTGTTATATACAGCATTTATGATTGCTATTATGAAGCGCGGAAAAAAACGCCGTGCGGAGAATGAAGCAAATTAA
- a CDS encoding Cof-type HAD-IIB family hydrolase, which translates to MNEHLIVLDLDGTLLTDEKKISALTKETLLKAKEAGHQVMIATGRPYRASQLYYQELSLTTPIVNFNGALIHHPKNPMWKTIHTTVNLSVVHDVVESVHKYEYDNLIAEVMDDVYLHREDEGVLQLLHMGNPNILTGDLKNTLKEDPTSLLIQADDVNTPIIRKHLQDVHAELIEHRRWGAPFPIIEIVHKGLSKAVGIDYIAKEMGIPRERIIAFGDEDNDLEMIEYAGVGVAMSNGIDDLKSIANEITLSNNEDGIGKFLQDRLKL; encoded by the coding sequence ATGAACGAACATTTAATTGTATTAGATTTAGACGGCACGTTATTGACGGACGAGAAAAAGATTTCTGCGCTGACAAAGGAAACTTTGTTGAAGGCAAAAGAAGCAGGTCATCAGGTGATGATCGCAACAGGACGTCCGTACCGTGCGAGTCAGCTTTATTATCAGGAGCTGAGTTTAACAACTCCGATTGTCAATTTCAACGGAGCCCTCATCCACCACCCTAAAAATCCGATGTGGAAAACAATTCATACAACAGTCAATTTAAGTGTAGTACATGATGTTGTAGAATCCGTTCATAAATATGAATACGATAACTTAATCGCCGAAGTCATGGATGACGTGTATCTCCATCGTGAAGATGAAGGTGTACTTCAGCTGCTGCATATGGGCAATCCGAATATTTTAACAGGCGATCTGAAAAATACATTAAAAGAAGATCCGACAAGTTTGCTCATTCAAGCAGATGATGTCAATACCCCGATCATCCGCAAACATTTACAGGATGTACATGCAGAACTAATCGAGCATCGCCGTTGGGGAGCACCTTTCCCAATTATCGAAATTGTCCATAAAGGGCTGAGTAAAGCAGTAGGTATCGATTATATCGCAAAAGAAATGGGCATTCCGCGTGAGCGTATCATTGCATTTGGCGATGAGGACAACGACTTGGAAATGATTGAATACGCAGGCGTTGGTGTTGCGATGAGTAACGGTATCGATGATTTGAAATCGATCGCCAATGAAATTACATTATCGAACAATGAAGACGGTATCGGGAAATTTCTCCAGGACCGATTAAAACTGTAA
- a CDS encoding prolyl oligopeptidase family serine peptidase: MRNLIVDKEQWKSIPLLHVYDETMDEQTPVVIFLHGFLSAKEHNLHYAYQFVQQGVRVILPDALMHGERSNQLTEDQMNFNFWKIVLKSVEEVHTIYEELKLKNLAGNKVGIAGTSMGGIVTSGCLAIYPWIETAGICMGTTSYTKLALHQVEDLKQKGVTFPLSEEQQTGLLQMLQKFDMEQHEDLWANKPIIFWHGERDTVVPYHMSRDYVEQLEKEKKAEHITYLAEQKAGHAVSRNGILQVTQFMAHCLA, from the coding sequence GTGAGAAATTTGATAGTTGATAAAGAACAATGGAAGTCCATTCCATTACTGCATGTATATGATGAGACGATGGATGAACAAACACCGGTCGTTATTTTTCTCCATGGTTTTTTAAGCGCAAAGGAACATAATTTACATTACGCATATCAGTTTGTGCAACAAGGTGTACGCGTTATACTACCGGATGCATTAATGCATGGTGAGCGCTCGAATCAATTGACGGAAGATCAGATGAATTTTAACTTCTGGAAAATTGTATTGAAGTCGGTGGAAGAAGTACATACTATTTATGAAGAATTGAAACTGAAAAACTTGGCAGGGAACAAAGTCGGAATTGCCGGAACTTCAATGGGCGGTATTGTCACATCAGGCTGTTTAGCGATTTATCCATGGATTGAAACGGCAGGAATTTGCATGGGAACGACAAGCTATACGAAACTGGCTCTCCATCAAGTAGAGGATTTAAAGCAAAAAGGCGTGACATTTCCATTATCAGAAGAACAGCAAACAGGCTTGCTTCAAATGCTGCAAAAATTCGATATGGAACAGCATGAGGATTTATGGGCAAACAAACCGATTATTTTCTGGCATGGTGAGCGCGATACGGTCGTTCCTTATCATATGAGCCGAGATTATGTTGAACAACTGGAAAAAGAAAAAAAAGCAGAGCATATTACGTATTTGGCAGAACAAAAAGCAGGGCACGCGGTATCAAGAAACGGGATTTTACAAGTCACGCAATTTATGGCGCATTGTTTGGCATAA
- a CDS encoding metal-sulfur cluster assembly factor: MDHDMKESMLGALENVIDPELGIDIVNLGLVYEVDLTDEGLAIVTMTLTSMGCPLAPVIVDQVTTALSELPEVKEVKVDIVWQPAWSKDNMSRYAKMALGIR, from the coding sequence ATTGATCACGATATGAAAGAAAGTATGTTAGGTGCATTGGAAAACGTAATCGACCCTGAGTTAGGCATTGATATCGTCAACTTAGGCTTAGTATATGAAGTGGATTTAACAGACGAGGGCTTAGCAATCGTTACGATGACATTAACATCAATGGGCTGTCCGCTTGCACCGGTTATCGTTGACCAAGTAACAACGGCACTTAGCGAATTACCGGAAGTAAAAGAAGTAAAAGTTGATATCGTATGGCAACCTGCATGGTCTAAAGACAATATGTCCCGCTATGCAAAAATGGCATTAGGTATCCGTTAA
- a CDS encoding ATP-dependent Clp protease ATP-binding subunit, which produces MQFNQTQDNRPPLEQFGRNLIEQVKNGKMDPVIGRDEEIRNVIRILSRKTKNNPVLIGEPGVGKTAIVEGLAQRIVRQDVPEGLKDAELYELDMSALIAGASYRGQFEERLKSVLKQVKESDGRIILFIDEIHTIVGAGKTDGAMDAGNMLKPMLARGELHCIGATTLDEYRMYIEKDPALERRFQQVMVREPSIEDTVSILRGIKDRFEEHHRGVRIHDRAIIAAAQLANRYITDRFLPDKAIDLVDEACAMIRIEIDSMPQELDQLTRRLTQLKIEQQALKKEKDDASKKRLEMITDEIDGLEVSIKSMKEQWELEKNGLQIVRDKKDELKKMEAERDELFISGSNLARASELQYSKIPQLEKEIAELEQQLKQSEGNRMLREEVTEEEIAKIISRWTGIPVTKLVEGEREKLLRLKDTLHERVVGQDDAVTYVTEAVWRARSGIKDPNKPIGSFLFLGPTGVGKTELAKALAAQLFDSEDHFIRIDMSEYMEKHSVSRLVGAPPGYIGYEEGGQLTEAVRRNPYSVVLLDEIEKAHPDVANILLQVLDDGRITDSQGRIVNFTNTVIILTSNIGSQFLLEATEEAEQLVQTALRQHFKPELLNRMDDIIMFHALSNEHFHKIAWKYVKQLQDRVAEQEITLSVDGDVVDWVVKHGIDPQFGARPLKRFVQRHLETIVARELLKGEVAAGGSLSIVLENEELVIKSN; this is translated from the coding sequence ATGCAATTTAACCAAACACAAGATAATCGTCCGCCATTAGAACAATTTGGACGTAATTTAATTGAACAAGTAAAAAACGGTAAGATGGATCCTGTTATTGGACGAGATGAGGAAATTCGGAACGTCATTCGTATTCTGTCACGTAAAACTAAAAATAATCCTGTCCTTATCGGTGAGCCAGGTGTTGGTAAAACAGCGATTGTTGAAGGGCTGGCACAGCGTATCGTAAGACAGGATGTTCCTGAAGGATTAAAAGATGCGGAACTTTATGAACTGGATATGAGCGCGCTGATTGCCGGTGCATCGTATCGCGGGCAGTTTGAAGAGCGGCTGAAATCTGTGTTAAAGCAAGTGAAAGAATCCGATGGGCGTATCATTCTATTCATTGATGAGATTCATACAATTGTCGGTGCCGGGAAAACGGATGGAGCAATGGATGCAGGAAATATGCTGAAACCAATGCTTGCACGTGGTGAACTGCATTGTATCGGTGCAACAACATTGGATGAATACCGGATGTATATCGAGAAGGACCCTGCATTGGAACGCCGCTTCCAGCAGGTAATGGTGCGAGAACCTTCTATTGAAGATACGGTGTCCATTTTACGCGGCATAAAAGACCGTTTTGAAGAACATCACCGCGGAGTTCGCATTCATGACCGCGCGATTATTGCTGCGGCCCAGCTGGCGAACCGTTATATTACAGACCGCTTTTTACCGGATAAAGCGATTGATCTTGTCGATGAGGCATGTGCGATGATCCGTATAGAGATCGATTCAATGCCACAGGAACTGGATCAGTTAACGCGCCGGCTTACACAGCTTAAAATTGAGCAGCAGGCACTGAAAAAAGAAAAAGATGATGCGAGCAAAAAACGTCTTGAAATGATTACAGATGAAATTGATGGATTGGAAGTTTCAATCAAGTCAATGAAGGAACAGTGGGAACTTGAGAAAAATGGCCTGCAAATTGTGCGTGACAAAAAAGATGAGCTGAAAAAAATGGAAGCCGAGCGCGATGAGTTATTTATTTCAGGCAGTAATTTAGCACGGGCAAGTGAGCTGCAGTACAGTAAGATACCTCAGCTTGAAAAGGAAATCGCCGAACTGGAACAGCAGTTGAAACAGTCGGAAGGTAACCGGATGCTGCGTGAAGAAGTGACAGAAGAAGAAATCGCTAAAATTATTTCCCGCTGGACAGGCATTCCGGTAACAAAGCTTGTAGAAGGTGAACGCGAAAAACTGCTCCGTTTAAAAGATACACTGCATGAACGGGTAGTCGGCCAGGACGATGCGGTAACTTATGTAACGGAAGCAGTCTGGCGTGCACGTTCCGGTATTAAAGATCCGAATAAACCAATCGGAAGCTTCCTGTTCCTCGGTCCAACCGGTGTCGGAAAAACGGAATTGGCAAAAGCATTGGCGGCCCAGCTATTCGATTCGGAAGATCATTTCATCCGCATCGATATGAGTGAATATATGGAGAAACATTCAGTATCGCGGCTTGTCGGAGCTCCTCCAGGCTATATTGGCTATGAAGAGGGCGGTCAGCTGACAGAAGCGGTTCGCCGTAATCCATATTCCGTTGTGTTGCTGGATGAAATTGAAAAAGCACATCCGGATGTCGCGAATATTCTACTGCAAGTACTTGATGATGGCCGCATTACCGATAGCCAGGGACGGATTGTCAACTTTACGAATACCGTCATCATCCTGACATCGAATATCGGCTCACAGTTTTTACTTGAAGCAACAGAAGAAGCGGAACAGCTTGTCCAAACAGCATTGCGTCAGCACTTTAAGCCGGAGCTGTTAAACCGGATGGATGATATTATTATGTTCCATGCATTATCGAATGAACACTTCCATAAGATTGCATGGAAATATGTAAAGCAGCTTCAGGATCGGGTTGCCGAACAGGAAATTACGCTGTCTGTTGATGGAGATGTTGTGGACTGGGTTGTGAAACACGGAATTGACCCGCAGTTTGGTGCACGTCCGCTTAAACGTTTCGTCCAAAGACACTTGGAGACGATTGTTGCCCGTGAACTGTTAAAAGGGGAAGTCGCAGCAGGCGGAAGCTTATCGATTGTATTGGAAAATGAAGAGTTAGTAATTAAATCAAATTAA
- the ltrA gene encoding group II intron reverse transcriptase/maturase codes for MEGLINVIISRDNLNEAFEKVRKNKGAAGVDAKDIEATRQYLKENNTQIIEMIKTGKYKPQPVKRVEIPKPDGGKRLLGIPTVTDRVIQQAVVQVLTPILDPMFSNYSYGFRPNKSAHQAIEQARSYIEEGHKFVVDIDLEKFFDRVQHDKLMSLMAKYILCKPTLKLIRSFLNAGTMIDGTFIHSKEGTPQGGPLSPLLSNVILHELDKELEKRNHKFVRYADDCNIYVKSERAGERVKEGVTTFIEKKLKLKVNEEKSAVGKPIARVFLGVSFYNARGVIRVYVPKKSKKRFEEKLKYITNRNYSIDMESRIQKINYLIQGWGNYFKIADIKSYAKEIDSHIRRRLRACRWKEWKRTITKYRNLKRLGINHNDAYRMANTRKGYWRSSNNPIIDRALNNKYWLKLKLKNLATIINPT; via the coding sequence ATGGAAGGATTAATCAACGTAATAATAAGCAGAGATAATTTGAACGAAGCTTTTGAGAAAGTGCGTAAAAATAAAGGTGCAGCCGGTGTCGATGCGAAAGATATAGAGGCAACCCGCCAATACTTAAAAGAGAATAATACTCAGATTATCGAAATGATTAAAACAGGTAAATATAAACCGCAACCGGTTAAAAGAGTTGAAATTCCCAAACCAGATGGAGGGAAACGACTATTAGGAATTCCCACGGTTACAGACCGTGTTATTCAACAAGCGGTTGTACAAGTGTTAACCCCAATACTAGACCCAATGTTTAGTAACTATAGTTATGGGTTTCGCCCGAATAAAAGTGCTCATCAAGCAATTGAACAAGCAAGAAGTTATATTGAGGAAGGTCATAAGTTTGTCGTAGACATCGACTTAGAGAAATTCTTTGATAGAGTTCAGCATGACAAGCTGATGTCACTCATGGCGAAATATATTTTATGTAAACCGACATTAAAGCTAATAAGAAGTTTCTTAAACGCTGGTACCATGATAGACGGAACTTTTATTCACTCAAAAGAAGGTACGCCACAAGGTGGACCGTTAAGTCCATTACTGAGTAATGTAATCCTTCATGAACTTGATAAAGAACTAGAGAAACGCAATCATAAATTCGTTCGTTACGCAGATGACTGCAACATTTATGTCAAAAGTGAAAGAGCAGGAGAACGAGTTAAAGAAGGCGTCACGACATTTATCGAAAAGAAACTTAAATTAAAAGTGAATGAAGAGAAATCAGCAGTGGGAAAGCCGATAGCACGTGTATTTTTAGGTGTGAGCTTCTATAACGCCAGAGGTGTAATCAGAGTATACGTGCCAAAGAAATCAAAGAAGCGTTTCGAAGAAAAGCTAAAATATATTACAAATCGTAATTACTCAATTGATATGGAATCGCGCATTCAGAAAATCAATTATCTCATTCAAGGATGGGGCAACTATTTTAAAATTGCCGACATAAAATCCTACGCAAAGGAAATAGATAGCCATATTCGAAGAAGATTAAGGGCATGTCGATGGAAAGAATGGAAAAGAACCATAACAAAATATAGAAACCTCAAAAGACTAGGTATCAACCATAACGATGCCTATAGAATGGCCAATACTCGTAAAGGGTACTGGCGCTCCTCAAATAATCCAATCATCGACCGAGCATTAAACAATAAATATTGGTTAAAACTCAAGTTGAAAAACCTCGCTACAATCATTAATCCTACATAA
- a CDS encoding YjzD family protein: protein MQYIITFFWSFLLVSMLNYVVSSVLSVDFNFMNGVIVSLVFSVLVIIIAAIIPNESTPEAEAEHH from the coding sequence ATGCAATATATCATTACGTTCTTTTGGTCATTCTTATTAGTTTCAATGCTAAACTATGTAGTAAGTTCTGTATTAAGTGTAGATTTTAACTTCATGAATGGCGTAATCGTATCATTAGTATTCAGCGTATTAGTTATTATTATCGCTGCAATCATTCCAAACGAATCAACTCCAGAAGCAGAAGCAGAGCATCATTAA
- a CDS encoding beta-ketoacyl-ACP synthase III: protein MNAGIIGMGKYVPEKAIANKDFEKVLDTSDEWIRSRTGIENRFIAENEETSDLAYKAAVQAIEKAGITPQQIGLIVVATVTQDQNFPSVACQIQERLGISGCGAMDVSAACSGFIYGTAIAKQFIESNSYEYVLVVGVEKLSKIVDWDDRNTAVLFGDGASAAVLGKVSEGRGILAFELGADGTGGKHLYLNPKNHIEMNGREVFKFAVRQMGESAVNVLEKAGLTKEDVDYLVPHQANIRIMEAARERLELPEEKMSKTIQKYGNTSAASIGISIVEDLESGKIKDDDIVVLVGFGGGLTWGALALKWGK from the coding sequence ATGAATGCCGGTATTATAGGGATGGGGAAATATGTTCCGGAAAAAGCTATAGCAAATAAGGATTTTGAAAAAGTTTTAGATACATCAGATGAGTGGATTCGTTCTCGAACAGGTATTGAAAACCGTTTTATCGCTGAGAATGAAGAAACATCGGATTTAGCATATAAAGCAGCTGTGCAAGCTATTGAAAAAGCTGGTATAACACCACAACAAATCGGTTTAATCGTTGTAGCGACGGTTACACAGGATCAGAATTTCCCGAGTGTAGCATGTCAAATTCAAGAGCGACTTGGAATATCGGGATGTGGTGCAATGGATGTGTCCGCTGCATGCTCTGGATTTATATATGGAACAGCAATTGCAAAACAATTTATTGAGAGTAATAGTTATGAATATGTGTTAGTAGTAGGTGTTGAAAAACTGTCGAAAATTGTTGATTGGGATGACCGCAATACAGCAGTCCTGTTTGGGGATGGTGCAAGTGCGGCTGTTCTCGGCAAAGTTTCAGAAGGGCGCGGAATTCTGGCGTTCGAACTTGGTGCTGACGGAACAGGCGGAAAGCATCTTTATTTAAACCCTAAAAATCATATTGAGATGAACGGTCGTGAAGTATTTAAATTTGCAGTGCGTCAAATGGGCGAATCAGCAGTAAATGTACTTGAAAAAGCGGGACTTACAAAGGAAGATGTCGATTATTTAGTACCGCATCAGGCGAACATCCGCATTATGGAAGCTGCAAGAGAACGTCTTGAATTACCAGAGGAAAAAATGTCGAAAACAATCCAAAAATACGGTAATACATCTGCTGCTTCAATCGGTATTTCAATCGTTGAAGATTTGGAATCAGGAAAAATCAAAGACGATGATATCGTTGTTTTAGTAGGTTTCGGCGGTGGCCTTACATGGGGAGCGCTTGCATTAAAGTGGGGTAAATAA
- the fabF gene encoding beta-ketoacyl-ACP synthase II: MEKRRVVVTGIGAVSPVGNSAEQAWENVIAGKSGIGPLTRVDVSKFPVSVSAEVRDFNIEDYIDRKEARKMDRFTHYALAAAMMAAKDANLTITEEMAPRAGVWIGSGIGGMETHEQQFLTFQERGVRRVSPFFVPMMIPDMASGQVSIYLGAKGVNSCSVTACASGTNSIGDAFKVIERGDADVMITGGAEAPIVTMAVAGFCANTALSLNPDTATASRPFDKNRDGFVIGEGAGILILEEYEHAKARGAKIYGEVVGYGSTGDAHHITAPAPNGEGAARAMQMAIDDAQVSPDQVGYINAHGTSTPYNDLFETQAVKTVFGEHAYKLAMSSTKSMTGHLLGAAGGIEAIFTVLALKEGILPPTMNLHEPDPECDLDYVPNAARKAEVEYALSNSLGFGGHNACLLFKKYTD; the protein is encoded by the coding sequence ATGGAGAAAAGAAGAGTTGTTGTTACAGGAATCGGTGCAGTATCGCCAGTAGGAAACAGTGCAGAGCAAGCATGGGAAAATGTAATTGCAGGCAAGTCTGGTATTGGACCATTAACACGTGTAGATGTGAGTAAATTTCCAGTTTCTGTATCGGCTGAAGTAAGAGATTTTAATATAGAAGATTATATTGATCGTAAAGAAGCACGTAAAATGGACCGTTTTACACATTATGCATTAGCGGCTGCAATGATGGCTGCAAAAGATGCAAACTTGACGATTACAGAAGAAATGGCGCCGCGTGCAGGTGTATGGATCGGTTCTGGAATCGGTGGTATGGAAACACATGAACAGCAGTTTTTAACATTCCAGGAGCGCGGTGTTCGCCGTGTAAGTCCGTTTTTCGTACCGATGATGATTCCGGATATGGCTTCTGGACAAGTTTCGATTTATCTTGGGGCAAAAGGTGTAAATTCATGTTCTGTAACGGCTTGTGCTTCGGGAACTAACTCGATTGGCGATGCGTTCAAAGTAATTGAACGTGGAGACGCGGATGTGATGATTACAGGTGGAGCAGAGGCACCAATCGTAACAATGGCGGTTGCAGGCTTTTGTGCTAACACAGCGTTATCATTGAATCCGGACACGGCTACTGCATCACGTCCGTTCGATAAAAACCGTGACGGCTTCGTTATTGGTGAAGGCGCAGGAATTTTAATTTTGGAAGAGTATGAACATGCAAAAGCGCGCGGTGCGAAAATTTATGGCGAAGTGGTTGGATATGGTTCAACAGGGGATGCCCATCATATTACAGCACCGGCTCCAAATGGTGAAGGTGCAGCACGTGCAATGCAAATGGCCATCGATGATGCACAAGTATCGCCTGACCAAGTTGGTTATATTAACGCACACGGTACGAGTACACCATACAATGACTTATTTGAAACACAGGCAGTCAAAACTGTTTTTGGTGAGCATGCCTATAAATTGGCGATGAGCTCAACGAAAAGTATGACAGGCCATTTATTAGGTGCAGCAGGCGGTATTGAGGCAATCTTTACGGTACTTGCATTGAAGGAAGGTATTTTGCCGCCGACAATGAATTTACATGAGCCGGATCCTGAATGTGACCTGGATTATGTACCGAATGCAGCAAGAAAAGCGGAAGTTGAATATGCGCTAAGCAATTCACTTGGCTTCGGCGGACATAATGCTTGCTTATTATTTAAAAAGTATACAGATTAA
- the trpS gene encoding tryptophan--tRNA ligase: MKTIFSGVQPTGTITLGNYIGAIKQFPALQEHNNAIYCIVDQHAITVPQDRLELRKNIRSLAAMYIACGIDPKKSVLFIQSEVPAHAQAGWMLQCVASIGELERMTQFKDKSTGKESVSAALLTYPPLMAADILLYNTDIVPVGEDQKQHIELTRDLAERFNKRYNDVLTIPDIQLPKEGARIKSLQEPTKKMSKSDTNSKATIRLLDTAKEIEKKIKSAVTDSEGIVKFDIENKPGVSNLLIIESALAGTAIADLEAKYEGKGYGDFKAGVAQAVIDHLTPIQERYYALIDSPELDEILDEGAVKANAIASKTLKKMENAMGLGRKRR, encoded by the coding sequence ATGAAAACAATCTTTTCAGGTGTACAACCAACAGGAACTATTACTTTAGGGAACTATATCGGAGCGATTAAACAATTCCCTGCTCTACAGGAACACAACAACGCGATTTATTGCATCGTGGATCAGCACGCAATTACAGTGCCGCAGGATCGTCTGGAGCTGCGTAAAAATATCCGCTCATTGGCTGCAATGTATATTGCATGCGGTATTGACCCGAAAAAATCCGTTTTATTTATTCAGTCTGAAGTCCCTGCCCATGCACAAGCCGGCTGGATGCTGCAATGTGTCGCTTCAATCGGTGAATTAGAGCGCATGACACAGTTCAAAGACAAATCAACAGGTAAAGAATCCGTTTCTGCCGCACTTTTAACATACCCGCCGTTAATGGCTGCCGATATTCTTCTGTACAATACAGATATCGTACCAGTAGGTGAGGACCAAAAGCAGCATATTGAATTAACGCGCGATTTAGCTGAGCGTTTTAATAAGCGCTACAATGATGTATTAACGATTCCTGATATTCAATTGCCGAAAGAAGGAGCTCGTATCAAGTCATTGCAGGAGCCGACTAAAAAAATGTCAAAATCCGATACAAATTCAAAAGCGACGATCCGCCTGCTTGATACAGCAAAAGAAATCGAAAAGAAAATTAAATCCGCTGTAACTGATTCTGAGGGGATCGTTAAATTTGATATTGAAAACAAACCAGGAGTATCAAACTTGCTTATTATTGAATCTGCCTTAGCCGGAACAGCAATTGCAGATTTAGAAGCAAAGTATGAAGGCAAAGGCTATGGTGATTTTAAAGCTGGAGTAGCGCAGGCTGTAATTGACCACTTAACACCAATTCAGGAACGCTATTATGCACTGATCGACTCACCTGAACTTGATGAAATTTTGGATGAGGGTGCAGTAAAAGCGAATGCCATTGCCTCTAAAACACTCAAGAAAATGGAGAACGCGATGGGCTTAGGCCGTAAACGACGCTAA
- the spxA gene encoding transcriptional regulator SpxA, whose product MLVTLFTSPSCTSCRKAKAWLEEHDIPYTERNIFSEPLTISEIKEILRMTEDGTDEIISTRSKIFQKLNVDVETLPLQRLYELIQEYPGLLRRPIILDEKRLQVGYNEDEIRRFLPRKVRAYQLQEAQRMVN is encoded by the coding sequence ATGTTAGTAACATTATTTACTTCACCAAGTTGTACTTCATGTCGAAAAGCAAAAGCATGGTTAGAGGAACATGATATCCCATATACAGAACGCAACATTTTTTCCGAACCACTTACAATTAGTGAAATCAAAGAGATTTTACGAATGACAGAAGATGGTACCGATGAAATTATCTCAACGCGTTCAAAAATTTTCCAGAAGTTGAATGTCGATGTTGAAACATTGCCATTACAAAGATTATATGAGCTTATTCAGGAATATCCGGGACTGTTACGTCGTCCAATTATTTTGGATGAAAAACGTCTGCAAGTCGGTTATAACGAAGATGAAATTCGTCGATTCCTGCCTCGTAAAGTACGAGCGTACCAGTTGCAAGAAGCCCAACGCATGGTTAACTAA